A segment of the Zingiber officinale cultivar Zhangliang chromosome 8B, Zo_v1.1, whole genome shotgun sequence genome:
aaatcaaactcGATCTTTTCTTtgccgatctccaaggataacctGTGAATTTTTACATCGATGATGGCTCCAGCTGTGgaaaggaatggtcttccaaggataaTCAGTATCTTAGGGTCTTCCTCCATATCTAAGATAATGAAATCTGTGGGAACTATACATCCACCCACTTCAACTGGCACatcttccactattcccattgggtatctgcatgaatggtcagctaattgcaATATCATAGTGGTCACTTTAATGTTCTGGAGGCACAACTTCTTGTATAAAGAGTATGGAAGTAGGCTAACGCTAGCCCCCAAGTCACAGAAAGCTCTCGGTATGAGTTCAGAACAAATTTTACATGATATGTAGAAGCTTCCTGGGTCCTGAAGCTTTGGTGGAGAATTTACCATAAGGAGAGCGCTGTAATTCTCTATTAATGCTACAGTCTCGAAGTCGTCCTTCTGCCTTCTGTTAGATAAAattccctttaaaaattttgCAAACTTCGGCATTTGGTGCAGCGCATCTATTAGTGGTATTCTATGCAGATTTCTTTGATCTTCTTTAGGAATCGATTGAAATCTTCATCTTTCTGGGATGCTATAAGCTTCTGAGGAAAAGGGATCGCCTGATTTTGTGGGGTAGCTTGAAGAGTTTCTTCAACCTTTTTAGTAACCTCTTCTCCATCCCAATTTTGAGTCTGATTGGGCATTAGGAGAGAGGGCTCCTTCTTTGAGtcaagctccttctgagtaatgaTTTGAGGATCTCCCACTATACGTCTGCTCTTCAGCTCAATGCGGTTGCAATGTTCCACTGGATCTAAATCTTGCTTCCCTGGGAATGTACCCTGTGCTCTTGAGATGGACTGGGCTATCTGAGCTATTTGGCTGTCTTGCATCTTATGGTGTTTTTCAGAGTTTTCCAGCCTCTGAGTCAGTTGTTTGATCTCGTTCCtcatctccttttgctccgagagagcttcctcaagcatcttttcaatcctggacagttgtgaaggttgttgttgttgataggTCTGTTGTCCAGATTGGTGGCTCCGTTGCCCAGGCTAATAATTCTAATGTgttggtccttgatcttgattattccGGTATGAGAAATTGGGTTGATTCCTCCATCCAGTGTTGCACGTATTGGAGTACGGATTATTTTGCCTCTGATTGTAGCTTGTTATTGCATCACACTACTCAAGTTATTTCATCTGTGCTTGAATCGACCTGAAGGGGCAGGTGTCTTGAGCGTGATCCATACCTCCACAAGTGTCGTAAACACATGCTATTGCATTAGCTGTGTTGTTCTCCATGACTTCAAACTTCTTGGTTAGAGCGTCTAGCTTTACAGAAATGAGTGTAATTGCATCTACGTCGAATTTCCCTGACGCTTTAATTTGATTCCACGTAAAAGAGCCACTGGATCTTTCAGATgcccattgatggtggttttgtgccacattctctataatctcttcagcttcatcgaGGCATttgttcatcagtgctcctcctgctgcagaatcaagagataccttcgtgtgataattttttccattgtagaaggtgtgAAGAAGCAACCATTTTTCAAGGCCGTGATAGGGGCACTGTCTTAGcatactcttgaatctatcccaagcttcaaataatgattctgagtctatctATTTGAAGCTGGCAATCAGGTTCCTCATGTCAGCAGTTTTGCTGGGTGGGAAGAACTTATCCAGGAActtctgctcacactgctcccaggaTGATATGCTGTTCACTGGAAGGGAGTTCAGCCAATGCTTGGCTCTATCTTTCAGGGAAAACCCGAAGAGAAGTAGTCTGACTGATTCTGGAGGGACCCCGTTCACCTTCCTAGTGCCACAGATCTCGTAGAATAGCTCTAGGTGGTGGTTTGGGTCCTCATGTGGTCCTCCTCCGATTGATTTTGCtggaccatgtggattactgcGGGCTTGATTTCAAAGTTGTTGGCTTCAATGGGCGGTCAGGTGATGCTGGATCGAACCCGTCGTGCATATGGTGTCGCATAATCATTTAGCAGTTTGTCGGCCATTTCTGAGGATTCTTGTGCTGCTTGGAATGCCTTCTGTAGATTTCTTCTCCTCAGAAAGGTCCTGTCAATCTCTGAATCAAAGGGTAGTAGCTGTCTTGAAAGGTTAGCTCTACGCATGCAATAATAAGATATGAAATATGATAGCGgaatagaaaataataataataaaaaaaatggatgcgaaaaattaagaaaataaaagaaagccTAGTCTAATCCGATATGATTTTGCTAACGTTATAGACGCAGTTCtcggcaatggcgccaaaaacttgttacaaaCCGCAAGCGCACGGatttgtcgtc
Coding sequences within it:
- the LOC122013982 gene encoding uncharacterized protein LOC122013982 → MPKFAKFLKGILSNRRQKDDFETVALIENYSALLMVNSPPKLQDPGSFYISCKICSELIPRAFCDLGASVSLLPYSLYKKLCLQNIKVTTMILQLADHSCRYPMGIVEDVPVEVGGCIVPTDFIILDMEEDPKILIILGRPFLSTAGAIIDDVHSLHELAMSVFMGVAAMEEPK